One window of Natrinema sp. SYSU A 869 genomic DNA carries:
- a CDS encoding class I SAM-dependent methyltransferase: MAPPTTADEPIDEEQLDELAGMAVNELGAAYYAPLIVIGDRLGLYEALADGGPLLPAELAERTDTVEPYVAEWLAAGAAGGYVTYDPETGRYSLTPEQAALLADEDSPAFLAGGFQGLMGYQKSLSEIEADFRTGEGLGWHEHDEDVCHGTERFYRSGYATNLVAEWIPALDGMDARLREGARVADVGCGHGVSTIIMAEAYPESEFVAIDYHDHSIEVARERAEEAGVADCIRFEVATAKEYNGDDYDLVMMFDAYHDMGDTVGVAAHVQETLADDGTWMLVEPFASDQVEDNLNPVGRAFYCASTLACVPNALAQGGDPVLGAQAGEARLRGVITEGGFTRVRRATETPFNLVLEAKP; this comes from the coding sequence ATGGCACCACCGACTACCGCGGACGAACCGATCGACGAAGAACAATTAGACGAACTTGCCGGAATGGCCGTCAACGAACTCGGAGCGGCCTATTACGCGCCACTGATCGTCATCGGCGACAGGCTTGGCCTTTACGAGGCATTGGCCGACGGCGGACCACTCCTGCCCGCCGAGTTGGCCGAGCGAACCGATACTGTGGAACCGTACGTCGCCGAGTGGCTCGCCGCAGGAGCGGCTGGCGGATACGTCACTTACGATCCCGAGACGGGGCGCTACAGCCTCACACCCGAACAAGCGGCGCTGCTGGCCGACGAAGACAGCCCCGCCTTCCTCGCTGGCGGGTTCCAGGGACTGATGGGCTATCAGAAGAGCCTCTCTGAGATCGAAGCCGATTTCCGAACCGGTGAGGGCCTGGGCTGGCACGAGCATGACGAGGACGTGTGTCACGGGACTGAGCGCTTCTACCGGTCCGGCTATGCAACGAATCTCGTTGCCGAGTGGATTCCCGCGCTCGATGGAATGGACGCGAGACTCAGGGAGGGTGCGCGCGTGGCCGATGTGGGCTGTGGGCACGGTGTCTCGACGATCATCATGGCCGAGGCCTACCCCGAGTCGGAGTTCGTTGCCATCGATTACCATGATCACTCGATCGAGGTAGCCCGTGAGCGAGCCGAAGAAGCCGGTGTCGCAGACTGTATTAGATTCGAGGTGGCGACCGCAAAGGAGTACAACGGGGACGATTACGACCTTGTGATGATGTTCGACGCGTATCACGACATGGGTGATACGGTCGGCGTGGCGGCACACGTCCAGGAGACGCTCGCAGACGACGGGACGTGGATGTTGGTCGAGCCGTTCGCCAGCGATCAGGTCGAGGACAACCTGAACCCGGTGGGTAGGGCGTTCTACTGCGCCTCGACGTTGGCCTGTGTCCCGAACGCGCTTGCCCAGGGTGGTGATCCCGTCTTGGGCGCACAAGCTGGCGAAGCGCGTCTCCGTGGGGTGATCACCGAGGGAGGGTTCACGCGGGTCCGTCGAGCGACCGAGACGCCGTTCAACCTCGTCCTCGAAGCCAAACCGTGA
- a CDS encoding J domain-containing protein, with protein MDQWETQRENARAISLWVRRIRLADRCGVETARDIDEVAQLPPADGDVQEGGAIAAPPVPSQKDTLGDEEPHEVLGLQPDAPDKIVTAAFRTQVKDLEGHPDTGGLSGRFRKLEKARGEMLDD; from the coding sequence GTGGACCAGTGGGAGACACAGCGCGAGAACGCCCGTGCGATTTCACTCTGGGTCCGCCGAATCCGACTGGCGGATCGCTGCGGCGTCGAAACTGCACGAGATATCGACGAGGTTGCCCAGCTGCCGCCGGCCGATGGTGATGTCCAGGAGGGCGGGGCAATCGCGGCGCCGCCGGTGCCGTCGCAGAAGGACACCCTCGGTGACGAGGAACCCCACGAGGTTCTCGGCCTCCAGCCGGACGCACCCGACAAGATCGTCACGGCGGCGTTCCGAACGCAGGTGAAAGACCTCGAAGGCCACCCGGATACGGGCGGCTTATCTGGACGATTCCGGAAGCTCGAGAAGGCACGCGGGGAGATGCTCGATGATTGA
- a CDS encoding transcriptional regulator: MESPEDDQLTFNPPASPIVEAVMQNARNQQYLSKRLDAAGDRADPDHLGDIVRHGPVLEALRAEPLDRREIEERLDVSRATSHRLTKWLDEQGFVEKIDGRFQLTGRGEAVTDEVLRFEANVSTVHRMGPLLDVICPHHAEFAIEPMIDSTVTVAEPTVPDRPVERFISLVSESETFRGFNTTHLAPLMIGEFYQRVFDGTKAELIYTPRVAETLRETYPTRVTEAVDRGQLTIRTREKLPYGLALFDERVGLGGYDDDTGLMQVFVDTDSPMAREWAERVYASVKADSTPLNSPVEQ, encoded by the coding sequence ATGGAATCTCCCGAAGACGACCAACTCACATTCAATCCACCGGCGTCGCCGATCGTAGAGGCCGTCATGCAGAATGCGCGGAACCAGCAATATCTCAGCAAGCGCCTTGACGCAGCAGGCGACCGCGCCGACCCAGACCATCTCGGCGACATCGTCCGTCACGGTCCGGTTCTCGAAGCGCTCCGAGCGGAGCCATTGGACCGCCGCGAGATTGAGGAACGTCTCGACGTCTCGCGGGCGACGAGCCACCGCTTGACGAAGTGGCTCGACGAACAGGGATTCGTCGAGAAGATTGACGGCCGGTTCCAGTTGACGGGCCGTGGCGAGGCGGTCACCGACGAGGTGCTCCGGTTTGAGGCGAACGTGAGCACCGTCCACCGGATGGGACCGCTGTTGGACGTAATCTGTCCGCATCACGCGGAGTTCGCCATCGAACCGATGATTGATTCGACCGTGACGGTCGCTGAACCGACTGTCCCGGACCGACCGGTCGAGCGGTTTATCTCGCTCGTGAGCGAGTCGGAGACGTTCCGGGGGTTCAACACGACACATCTGGCGCCATTAATGATAGGTGAGTTTTACCAGCGAGTATTCGACGGTACCAAGGCCGAACTCATTTACACGCCACGCGTCGCCGAGACACTGCGTGAAACGTATCCGACCCGCGTGACGGAGGCGGTCGATCGCGGACAGTTAACCATCCGGACCCGCGAGAAGCTCCCCTACGGACTCGCACTCTTCGATGAACGCGTTGGGCTCGGAGGATACGACGACGACACAGGGTTGATGCAGGTGTTCGTCGATACGGACTCGCCTATGGCCCGTGAGTGGGCCGAACGGGTCTACGCGTCAGTCAAGGCAGATTCTACGCCACTCAACAGTCCGGTAGAGCAGTGA
- a CDS encoding HNH endonuclease signature motif containing protein, with the protein MARETFWTEYDKTEYCCPDCDYVGDELEVHHIDGDPFNNDLENLTGLCHQCHVHRHRQEYIEQRLGEMRSEFEALAD; encoded by the coding sequence GTGGCCCGAGAGACGTTCTGGACCGAGTACGACAAGACCGAGTACTGCTGCCCGGATTGCGATTACGTTGGCGACGAACTCGAAGTACACCACATCGACGGCGATCCGTTCAACAACGACCTCGAGAACCTCACCGGACTCTGCCACCAGTGCCATGTACATCGGCACCGGCAGGAGTATATTGAACAGCGGTTAGGCGAGATGCGATCGGAGTTTGAAGCGCTGGCCGATTGA
- a CDS encoding MFS transporter encodes MGLRDFHPAVLATALATFVSFLGIGVVDPILPSIAREMGASHFMVMFLFTSYLLVMGLSNLFAGALATRIGSKNTMLLGIAIVAVFAGACSLVSTIESLAVLRGFWGLGNALFTTTALAIIVGVAAGNSETAITLYEASLGFGIACGPLLGGLLGAQSWRLPFAGTSILMIIAFGFVVATVTEPDAERQQGVRDIVGTFRHTGVLTNAVIGLLYTFGFFTLLAYTPLILGLGTLQIGLVFFAWGLFVIVGSAVLSPRLNRRFGTPEVTGGALAAFAGILCLMWLSSGNSGALSGLVIVGGLFCGILNANLSTLAMSISSHSRSAASGAFNSLRFTGGAFAPITAGYLSQHYAATVPFLLGALAVVVGLVVLLGRFSDFRFSEPEPATGH; translated from the coding sequence ATGGGTCTTCGAGATTTCCACCCAGCCGTCCTCGCGACGGCACTGGCAACGTTCGTATCCTTCCTCGGAATCGGGGTCGTCGATCCGATTCTGCCCAGTATCGCGCGTGAGATGGGAGCGTCCCACTTCATGGTAATGTTCCTGTTCACGAGCTACCTCCTAGTGATGGGTCTCTCCAATCTGTTCGCGGGCGCGCTCGCCACGCGAATCGGGAGCAAAAACACGATGCTCCTCGGGATTGCAATCGTCGCCGTTTTCGCAGGGGCTTGTTCACTTGTGTCGACAATCGAATCCCTCGCGGTTCTTCGCGGCTTCTGGGGGTTGGGGAACGCGCTGTTCACCACGACGGCACTCGCCATCATCGTCGGTGTGGCCGCCGGGAACAGTGAGACAGCGATTACGCTCTACGAGGCATCCCTCGGCTTCGGCATCGCCTGTGGGCCGCTCCTCGGTGGCCTGCTCGGCGCGCAGTCGTGGCGACTGCCGTTCGCAGGGACCAGCATCCTGATGATTATCGCATTCGGTTTCGTCGTCGCCACGGTCACCGAACCGGACGCCGAACGCCAGCAAGGTGTTCGCGATATCGTCGGTACGTTCCGCCACACGGGCGTTCTCACGAACGCAGTAATCGGCTTACTCTACACGTTCGGTTTCTTCACGTTACTCGCCTACACTCCGCTTATCCTCGGCCTCGGCACGCTCCAGATCGGCCTCGTGTTCTTCGCCTGGGGGCTGTTTGTGATCGTCGGCTCGGCCGTCCTCTCGCCCCGCCTGAACCGGCGGTTCGGAACACCCGAGGTCACCGGTGGCGCGCTCGCCGCCTTCGCGGGGATATTGTGTTTGATGTGGCTTTCGAGCGGAAACAGCGGGGCGCTCTCCGGACTCGTCATCGTCGGCGGGCTCTTCTGCGGAATCTTAAACGCGAACTTATCGACGCTTGCGATGAGTATTTCGTCCCACAGCCGGTCGGCGGCCTCGGGGGCGTTCAACAGTCTCCGGTTCACCGGCGGTGCGTTCGCGCCGATTACGGCGGGATATCTCAGCCAGCACTACGCCGCGACGGTTCCGTTCTTGCTCGGCGCACTCGCCGTCGTCGTCGGACTCGTCGTACTGCTGGGTCGGTTCAGTGACTTTCGGTTCTCCGAACCGGAACCGGCCACCGGCCACTGA
- a CDS encoding IS5 family transposase has protein sequence MTQISRFIGAVVPIAQNVTGDGDESAAPKGGGGFTDYALVSLHCLRIYLDTSYRMTIDLLKEMPQITGEIGLDTADLPAPSTLCKAFDRIEMSVCRVLLCQSAQLHDLSEHAAIDATFYERDRASRHYCQRTNYRVQTLKVTKLVDTATQAVLDLHCSTTLEGSDADLCEQIARRNAGDLRSLAADKGYDKQQLRERLRELDIRPLIKHRIFAPYDHAHNARIDEDRYAQRSMAETVNSAVKRSLGYAVRARSWYREFREISLMCVVYNIKRAVKQ, from the coding sequence ATGACCCAAATCTCCCGCTTCATTGGGGCAGTTGTGCCGATTGCTCAAAACGTTACTGGCGATGGAGACGAATCCGCCGCCCCGAAAGGTGGCGGCGGATTCACCGACTATGCCCTCGTTTCCCTGCATTGTCTGCGGATTTACCTCGATACGTCCTATCGAATGACGATCGATCTGCTGAAGGAAATGCCGCAAATAACAGGGGAGATCGGCCTTGATACGGCCGATCTCCCCGCACCATCTACGCTGTGTAAGGCGTTTGATCGGATCGAGATGAGCGTTTGTCGAGTGTTGCTGTGCCAGTCGGCGCAGCTACACGACCTCTCTGAGCACGCTGCGATCGACGCTACGTTCTATGAACGAGATCGTGCAAGCCGTCACTACTGTCAACGAACGAATTATCGCGTTCAGACGCTCAAAGTAACCAAACTCGTCGATACAGCAACGCAAGCTGTGCTTGATCTTCACTGCTCGACGACGTTAGAAGGCAGCGACGCAGATCTCTGTGAGCAGATCGCCCGCCGGAACGCGGGCGATCTGCGGTCTCTAGCCGCTGATAAGGGCTATGACAAGCAACAACTCCGCGAACGACTCCGTGAACTCGACATTCGCCCGCTGATCAAACACCGGATCTTCGCTCCGTACGATCACGCACACAACGCCCGCATTGATGAAGATCGGTACGCTCAGCGGTCAATGGCCGAAACCGTCAACTCAGCCGTCAAGCGCTCGCTCGGCTACGCCGTGCGAGCGCGTAGCTGGTATCGAGAGTTCCGTGAAATTTCTCTGATGTGTGTCGTCTACAACATCAAACGTGCCGTCAAACAGTGA
- a CDS encoding DUF3307 domain-containing protein yields the protein MTDDRHALAFLAAHAAGDFPLQTDWMAAEKFDSRLARATHVTVYTAAFLPVVRRTGWPWRRTAALLALLWTSHFVVDSRRWNDTVPIWYDQALHLIALAVALEIVDDD from the coding sequence ATGACCGACGATCGCCACGCCCTCGCGTTCCTCGCTGCTCACGCTGCTGGGGACTTCCCGCTCCAGACCGACTGGATGGCTGCCGAGAAGTTCGACTCGCGGCTTGCTCGAGCGACCCACGTGACGGTCTACACGGCTGCGTTCCTGCCGGTGGTCCGTCGGACCGGCTGGCCGTGGCGACGCACAGCGGCTCTCCTTGCGCTGTTGTGGACCTCGCACTTCGTGGTCGACTCCCGTCGGTGGAACGATACCGTCCCGATCTGGTACGACCAGGCGCTGCATTTAATCGCCCTCGCCGTCGCTCTCGAGATAGTTGACGATGACTGA
- a CDS encoding ParA family protein, whose amino-acid sequence MLSYTVYSEAGGVGKSSLTANLAVAHARAGLDVLVVPLDPQDGDLSRLLGVDSDRDSSDADNLVRHMVNAPKGPFEDLIRTAEGVDIVPEHNMLSDLADHLAREQKKAEDFGDAYNIYAQLQRVLQEAGVGDDYDVLICDPPATESDHLYNAIFATRNLVIPVEPSAKGRASVEGLEELATNFADQLNIDVGVLAAVPNGFKRTNDQKELIDEIEFPTPEVLGDRTSLLEGCWKEQCSAFTYERDHRDYPRDHELETLAQFDRLARYLEAEAGLEAPNAPEPGELEHGVEA is encoded by the coding sequence ATGCTCTCGTATACGGTGTACTCGGAGGCCGGCGGCGTTGGGAAATCGTCGCTGACAGCGAACCTGGCGGTCGCGCACGCTCGAGCCGGACTCGACGTGCTGGTCGTCCCACTAGATCCACAGGACGGCGACCTCAGCCGACTGCTTGGCGTCGACAGTGATCGGGACAGCAGCGATGCGGACAACCTCGTGCGACACATGGTCAACGCCCCGAAGGGGCCGTTTGAAGACCTGATCCGAACCGCAGAGGGCGTCGACATCGTCCCGGAGCACAACATGCTCTCGGACCTCGCCGACCACCTCGCTCGAGAACAGAAGAAGGCCGAGGACTTCGGCGATGCGTACAACATCTATGCCCAGCTGCAGCGCGTCCTCCAGGAAGCCGGCGTCGGCGATGACTACGACGTTCTGATCTGTGACCCGCCGGCGACCGAATCGGACCACCTCTACAACGCGATCTTCGCGACGCGGAACCTCGTGATTCCTGTCGAGCCCTCGGCGAAGGGACGGGCTTCGGTCGAGGGCCTCGAGGAACTCGCGACGAACTTCGCCGACCAGCTGAACATCGACGTCGGTGTCCTGGCTGCAGTGCCGAACGGGTTCAAACGAACGAACGACCAGAAGGAGCTCATCGACGAGATCGAGTTCCCGACGCCGGAGGTGCTTGGCGACCGGACGTCGCTGCTCGAGGGCTGCTGGAAAGAGCAGTGCTCCGCGTTCACGTACGAGCGGGATCATCGCGACTACCCGCGTGATCACGAGCTCGAGACGCTCGCCCAGTTCGATCGCCTCGCACGATATCTCGAAGCCGAGGCTGGCCTCGAGGCACCAAACGCGCCAGAGCCCGGTGAACTCGAGCACGGGGTGGAGGCATGA
- a CDS encoding metal-dependent hydrolase: MIAVPDVLTHVIVGYVIGTLLSIRYERIRRAHVTLVMIGALSPDFTKIDLMFPDGFIGYLLGIPFSWAPLHVLGGTIVVALFGSLLFAPEYRRDAIVLVAIGAASHHVLDLGLMTPTGYSYAAFWPLTEFRPPSGGLYLSTDRWPALVSGLCAVLVWAAKRRLSERRDERSA; this comes from the coding sequence GTGATCGCGGTGCCTGATGTCCTCACGCACGTCATCGTCGGGTACGTCATCGGAACGCTCCTGTCGATTCGGTATGAGCGGATACGACGAGCGCACGTGACGCTCGTGATGATCGGCGCGCTCTCGCCCGACTTCACGAAGATCGACCTCATGTTCCCGGACGGGTTCATCGGATACCTGCTCGGCATTCCCTTCTCATGGGCGCCGCTACACGTTCTCGGCGGGACGATCGTCGTGGCCCTCTTTGGCTCGCTCCTATTCGCACCCGAGTACCGACGGGACGCAATCGTGCTCGTCGCGATCGGCGCAGCGTCACACCACGTCCTTGATCTGGGCCTCATGACGCCGACGGGGTACTCCTACGCCGCGTTCTGGCCGCTGACCGAGTTCCGGCCGCCGTCGGGCGGACTCTATCTGAGTACTGACCGCTGGCCAGCACTCGTTTCCGGGCTGTGTGCGGTACTCGTCTGGGCAGCCAAGCGGCGGCTCAGTGAACGACGAGACGAGCGGTCAGCGTAG
- a CDS encoding amidohydrolase family protein, which translates to MKRPKDTDSPSVSRRNYISLGSATALSFASLGSAEATDRPKNSGQRRETNDRIIIKDGTIVTVDSDLGILRDSDVLIEDGTIERIEQSIDEPAAEIIDAGDAIVVPGFINSHLHTWQAGVRGVAGDWSFSEYLDTMLGEISSHYRPVDAYLGNLFGAVEQLNAGTTTILDWFHIANSPAHTNRAIDGLKDAGIRAVFTHGPPGDDSATWWENSTEPHPDDIRRLHRERFPTGDGLLTLAMGIRGPDYSTDEVVTHDIELARELDIPASMHIGSLGGGGVEMLEELGLLGDDLNYVHTNRLTQEEFELIGDSGGSVSITPEVEMQMGMGMPALRETLDGGGIPSVGVDIVSNVSGDLFTQARTALQVQRALDNQPTVEQNEQIETVSLPARRALELMTIDGARALGLDDQIGSLTPGKRADVTLIQTDDINTSPVHDPVETVVFQAGVANVDTVLVDGEIVKRDGVLYNEITKKHRDRLVKSGRQILRESGLQ; encoded by the coding sequence ATGAAAAGACCCAAAGATACCGACAGTCCCAGTGTATCGAGACGAAATTACATCTCACTTGGGAGCGCAACGGCATTGTCCTTCGCTTCCCTCGGGAGTGCTGAAGCGACCGATCGACCGAAGAATTCTGGTCAAAGGAGAGAAACAAACGATCGAATTATCATCAAGGATGGGACGATCGTTACGGTCGATTCAGACCTCGGCATCCTCCGTGATAGCGACGTTCTCATTGAAGACGGAACGATCGAACGGATCGAACAATCGATCGATGAGCCGGCCGCCGAAATCATCGATGCCGGAGACGCAATCGTTGTCCCCGGATTCATCAATTCACATCTCCATACCTGGCAAGCGGGCGTTCGCGGCGTTGCAGGGGACTGGTCGTTCTCCGAGTATCTGGACACGATGCTTGGAGAGATCAGCAGTCACTATCGCCCCGTCGACGCGTACCTCGGGAACCTCTTTGGTGCTGTCGAACAGCTCAACGCCGGGACGACGACAATTCTGGATTGGTTCCACATCGCGAATTCACCGGCTCACACGAACCGCGCGATAGACGGCCTCAAGGATGCCGGTATCAGGGCAGTGTTCACCCACGGTCCGCCAGGAGATGACAGTGCGACATGGTGGGAGAACAGTACGGAGCCGCATCCGGACGACATCCGTCGGCTGCACCGCGAACGCTTCCCCACCGGCGATGGGCTGCTCACGCTGGCGATGGGGATTCGTGGTCCGGACTATTCAACGGACGAGGTCGTCACGCACGATATTGAGCTCGCTCGCGAACTCGATATTCCGGCCTCGATGCACATTGGGTCACTTGGCGGTGGCGGTGTAGAGATGCTCGAGGAGCTTGGCCTCCTCGGCGACGACCTCAATTACGTCCACACGAACCGACTCACGCAGGAGGAATTCGAACTTATCGGCGACTCCGGTGGGTCGGTGTCGATTACACCCGAGGTCGAAATGCAGATGGGGATGGGAATGCCGGCGCTTCGAGAGACGCTTGATGGGGGCGGCATCCCGTCGGTCGGCGTCGATATCGTATCGAACGTCAGCGGTGACCTATTCACTCAGGCGCGGACAGCACTACAGGTCCAACGGGCGCTCGACAATCAGCCAACTGTCGAACAAAACGAGCAGATCGAAACGGTCTCCCTGCCTGCCAGACGCGCACTTGAACTCATGACGATCGACGGAGCCCGGGCACTCGGACTTGACGACCAGATCGGATCGCTGACGCCGGGCAAGCGGGCAGACGTTACGCTCATTCAGACGGACGATATCAACACATCACCGGTTCACGATCCTGTCGAGACGGTCGTCTTCCAAGCGGGAGTCGCGAACGTCGATACTGTACTCGTCGATGGTGAAATCGTCAAACGAGATGGCGTACTGTACAACGAAATCACAAAGAAACATCGTGATCGGCTCGTGAAGTCAGGTCGGCAGATTCTTCGAGAGAGCGGCCTTCAGTAA
- a CDS encoding FAD-dependent monooxygenase, with protein sequence MTLATVPPYDPDQITEKRGHAVVVGASMAGLLATRVLIDRFETVTLIEKDSLPDEAVLRPGIPQARHIHVMQKAGQVTLETLFPGYSDEVTEAGGLVLDLASDVKLYQVGDFLANGPTRIPQYTASRPVFEQVTQRRVAELDGVTIQDECHFRDYLVDDQGSTVEGVTVQTADGEREINAELVVDATGRTSRTPAWLENNGCPAPPHDEVSIDLAYSTVLLERPANDRRAFLVLPHAPRTRGAAVFPIENRRWLLTLGGMHGDHPPTDPEGFLEYAASLPVADISRLLDEHAVVSEDISYYPIPSSVRHRYEDLDQFPEGLVVIGDAIASFNPIYGQGMSVAALEAVQLHHTLTMDDHGDLAPRFFERAARVVDDAWSVAVGSDFQFSQTAGPKPFGTNLVNRYVARLHRKAHTDGSLADAFNRVIILETRPTSLFRPSVMWRVLKPGQ encoded by the coding sequence ATGACCTTAGCGACCGTTCCTCCGTATGATCCGGATCAGATCACTGAGAAGAGGGGCCACGCAGTGGTCGTCGGAGCAAGTATGGCGGGACTTTTGGCAACTCGGGTCTTAATCGACCGATTCGAGACCGTCACGCTCATCGAGAAAGATTCACTCCCCGACGAGGCAGTCCTTCGCCCAGGCATCCCACAGGCACGTCATATCCACGTGATGCAGAAAGCTGGCCAAGTGACCTTGGAGACTCTCTTTCCGGGCTACAGTGACGAAGTGACCGAGGCAGGTGGACTGGTGCTCGATCTTGCGAGCGACGTGAAGCTCTACCAAGTGGGGGACTTCCTTGCAAACGGACCCACTCGCATCCCTCAATACACTGCGAGTCGGCCAGTGTTCGAGCAGGTTACCCAGCGACGAGTTGCGGAGCTTGATGGGGTAACCATCCAGGATGAATGCCACTTCAGAGACTACCTCGTTGACGACCAGGGTTCGACCGTCGAGGGCGTAACCGTGCAAACTGCCGATGGTGAACGGGAGATCAACGCGGAGTTAGTGGTTGATGCCACCGGACGAACATCTCGAACGCCAGCCTGGCTGGAAAACAATGGGTGCCCGGCCCCACCACACGATGAGGTGTCGATCGATCTTGCGTACAGCACAGTCCTCCTCGAACGACCTGCCAACGATCGCCGGGCGTTTCTCGTACTGCCCCACGCTCCTCGTACGCGCGGCGCGGCTGTGTTTCCAATCGAAAACAGGCGCTGGTTGCTAACGCTCGGCGGCATGCATGGGGATCACCCTCCGACCGATCCAGAGGGCTTTCTGGAATACGCCGCTAGTCTCCCGGTCGCTGATATCAGCCGTCTCCTCGATGAGCATGCGGTAGTTTCCGAGGACATCTCTTACTATCCGATCCCATCTTCTGTCAGACACCGCTATGAAGACCTCGACCAGTTCCCTGAGGGGCTGGTCGTCATTGGTGATGCAATCGCCAGCTTCAATCCGATTTATGGACAGGGGATGTCAGTGGCTGCACTGGAGGCCGTGCAGTTACATCATACCCTGACGATGGACGACCATGGCGACCTCGCACCCCGGTTTTTCGAGCGAGCCGCACGAGTTGTCGATGACGCGTGGAGTGTGGCGGTCGGTTCCGATTTTCAGTTTTCCCAGACGGCGGGGCCGAAACCGTTCGGAACGAACCTCGTGAACAGATACGTCGCCAGGTTGCACCGGAAGGCACACACCGATGGCAGCTTAGCCGATGCCTTCAACCGTGTCATTATACTGGAAACCCGGCCGACCTCACTGTTTCGACCGAGCGTCATGTGGCGAGTCCTCAAACCGGGTCAGTAA
- a CDS encoding dihydrofolate reductase family protein yields the protein MSASGITLYIATSVDGYVADAEGSVDWLEEFQAESDGDEDVEGFSEFFETVDCLVMGATTYEQVLGFGEWPYGDKPTYVFTHRSLSPATEAVRFVNGEIADLVPELRQQYNHVWVVGGAHLAQSFFQECEIDVIQLSFIPILLGGGIQLFSGEYDEQRLRLVDTTTHNSGIVEHHYEVAN from the coding sequence ATGAGTGCAAGTGGAATCACACTTTACATCGCAACGAGCGTGGACGGCTATGTTGCCGACGCGGAGGGTAGCGTTGACTGGCTAGAAGAGTTTCAAGCAGAGTCAGATGGCGACGAGGATGTCGAGGGGTTTTCCGAGTTCTTCGAGACAGTGGACTGTCTCGTAATGGGAGCAACGACCTATGAACAAGTTCTCGGCTTCGGTGAGTGGCCATACGGCGACAAGCCAACGTACGTGTTTACCCACAGAAGCCTCTCACCCGCAACCGAGGCAGTACGGTTCGTTAACGGAGAGATAGCCGATCTTGTACCTGAACTCAGACAGCAATACAACCACGTATGGGTAGTCGGGGGTGCACATCTCGCACAATCATTTTTCCAAGAGTGCGAGATCGACGTGATCCAACTATCATTCATCCCGATTCTCTTGGGAGGGGGAATACAGCTGTTCTCGGGTGAATATGACGAACAGAGACTGCGTCTGGTCGATACGACTACACACAACAGCGGAATCGTAGAACACCACTATGAGGTAGCCAACTAG